A stretch of the Halomonas sp. CH40 genome encodes the following:
- the nadA gene encoding quinolinate synthase NadA, producing MTIMTSQAALETSLPRAYCPTRIPAQDQARVAEIKQLLKAHNSVLVAHYYTDDAIQQLAEETGGCVADSLEMARFGANHDATTLVVAGVRFMGETAKILSPDKRVLMPTLEATCSLDIGCPADEFSAFCDQHPERTVVVYANTSAAVKARADWVVTSSIAVEVIEHLQAKGEKILWAPDKHLGSYIQKKTGADMLMWDGACIVHEEFKAKGVEDLKRLHPDAAVLVHPESPEAVVKLADVAGSTSQLIKAAQTLPNDKLIVATDRGIFFKMQQAVPEKALFEAPTAGNGATCRSCAHCPWMAMNALDNLAGALRNGSGEVLVSHALRLKALKPLERMLNFKA from the coding sequence ATGACGATTATGACTTCTCAGGCAGCGTTGGAAACATCGCTTCCCAGGGCATATTGCCCTACACGGATTCCTGCGCAAGATCAGGCGCGAGTCGCTGAAATCAAGCAGCTCCTCAAGGCACATAATTCCGTGCTGGTGGCGCACTACTATACCGATGATGCCATTCAACAACTGGCCGAAGAAACCGGCGGCTGTGTGGCGGATTCCCTCGAAATGGCGCGCTTTGGCGCTAACCATGATGCTACTACCCTGGTGGTGGCGGGTGTGCGCTTCATGGGTGAAACCGCCAAGATTCTATCTCCCGATAAGCGCGTGCTGATGCCCACGCTGGAAGCGACCTGCTCGCTGGATATCGGCTGCCCGGCAGATGAGTTCAGTGCCTTCTGCGATCAGCACCCGGAGCGTACCGTGGTGGTCTACGCCAATACCTCTGCAGCGGTGAAAGCTCGGGCAGACTGGGTGGTGACCTCCTCCATTGCAGTTGAGGTAATTGAGCACCTGCAGGCCAAAGGGGAGAAAATTCTCTGGGCGCCGGATAAGCACCTGGGGAGCTACATTCAGAAGAAGACGGGCGCTGATATGCTGATGTGGGATGGCGCCTGCATCGTGCATGAAGAGTTCAAGGCCAAAGGGGTTGAAGACCTCAAGCGGCTTCACCCGGATGCGGCGGTACTGGTACACCCGGAATCACCTGAAGCCGTAGTGAAGCTGGCGGATGTGGCGGGCTCTACTTCCCAGCTGATCAAGGCAGCGCAAACCCTGCCCAATGACAAGCTGATTGTGGCCACAGACCGAGGTATCTTTTTCAAGATGCAACAGGCCGTACCCGAAAAAGCCCTGTTTGAGGCGCCTACTGCGGGTAACGGGGCTACCTGTCGCAGCTGCGCCCACTGCCCGTGGATGGCAATGAACGCGCTGGATAACTTGGCGGGTGCTTTGCGCAACGGCAGCGGTGAAGTGCTGGTCAGTCATGCCCTGCGTTTAAAAGCGCTCAAGCCTTTGGAGCGTATGCTTAACTTCAAGGCCTGA
- a CDS encoding GGDEF domain-containing protein has product MKLYFNRALGCQIVLGFTLLGGICALAAMLYIFQARQHLGANYTALAAQVVRPQSHAVLLRHTLYALRERPQDHILNERLNNLLWRIPKHIDVVGSSLRASQLKIEDYAPSVNRLNDVKNALLELRQVSQPNSDVSHRERLALGFMIENDLAKAYSELSDLVHSKAGEQRIIMERLALTIALLVFVILLLVVGLSLALRKLNREHQKITQLSQVDELTGLGNRRYLLNFTDSLCQQSQRSGRPLSLVLLDIDHFKQVNDTFGHPAGDRVLQMFARALKDEIRAADVLARMGGEEFCLLMPDTDADGACELAERIRMEVASLTQQQLGIPTSITVSLGVATAWQSDLDFKHLYARADQALYQAKTKGRNRVETG; this is encoded by the coding sequence ATGAAGCTGTACTTCAATCGGGCGCTAGGCTGTCAGATAGTGCTGGGGTTTACCTTGTTGGGTGGCATCTGCGCTTTGGCAGCGATGCTTTACATCTTTCAGGCCCGTCAGCACCTGGGGGCTAATTATACGGCCTTGGCAGCTCAGGTTGTCAGGCCACAGTCACACGCCGTCTTACTGCGCCATACCCTTTATGCACTGCGTGAGCGCCCGCAAGATCATATACTGAATGAACGGCTAAATAATCTGCTGTGGCGAATTCCCAAGCATATTGATGTCGTTGGTTCTAGTTTGAGAGCTAGCCAGCTCAAAATAGAAGATTATGCACCGTCTGTTAACCGTCTAAACGATGTAAAAAACGCGCTGCTTGAACTGCGACAGGTCAGCCAGCCGAATTCAGACGTCTCTCATAGGGAGCGTCTAGCATTGGGTTTCATGATTGAAAATGACTTGGCGAAAGCCTATAGCGAGCTCAGCGATCTGGTGCATTCAAAAGCTGGCGAGCAGCGAATCATTATGGAACGTCTGGCGCTGACGATAGCACTGCTTGTATTCGTTATCCTGTTGTTGGTAGTAGGGCTGTCATTGGCGTTACGCAAGCTGAATCGCGAGCATCAAAAAATCACACAACTCAGCCAGGTAGATGAGCTGACAGGGCTGGGGAATCGCCGCTACCTGCTGAACTTTACCGACAGCCTTTGCCAGCAAAGCCAGCGCAGTGGGCGTCCGCTAAGTCTGGTGCTTCTGGATATCGATCATTTCAAGCAGGTGAATGACACCTTCGGCCACCCTGCTGGTGACCGGGTGCTGCAGATGTTTGCCAGGGCGTTGAAAGATGAAATCCGCGCGGCGGATGTGCTGGCTCGCATGGGGGGTGAAGAGTTCTGTCTGTTAATGCCGGATACAGACGCTGACGGTGCCTGTGAGTTGGCAGAACGCATACGTATGGAAGTGGCCAGCTTGACACAGCAACAGCTGGGTATCCCCACCTCGATTACCGTCAGCCTGGGCGTAGCCACCGCCTGGCAGAGCGATCTTGATTTCAAACATCTTTATGCCCGCGCTGATCAGGCGCTTTACCAGGCTAAAACCAAGGGCCGTAATAGGGTTGAAACGGGATAA
- the mltF gene encoding membrane-bound lytic murein transglycosylase MltF, with protein sequence MRKPLILAGLTLLATLNGCSDSSTSSDDASEPSPQTTLAPPSETGILQVATRNGPTTYFIDRHQQPAGPEHDLIKAFADTQEWALEWTVYDSTSAVLEAINQGEAHMAAAGLTHLPSRSDTLTEGPVHTRINEQLVCHRGLSPMPRSPEEMADIEIVVTADSSYVETLDQLASEHEGISYEQDDQRTTELLLSAVAEKALDCTVADSNIVQVVRRHFPSLEIALELSAQHELGWYLPQEQAALAKSSQAWMASEQGKQAIDAMQNHYYAYISEFDFVDLRALNQRIDERLPAYIDQFIAAEEKTGMPADLLAALAYQESHWDPAAVSPTGVRGIMMLTQNTAESLGVTNRLDPAAAIDGGARYLADRHERLPDSIPEPDRLFQALASYNIGRGHLLDARTLARELGKNPDSWEDLETVLPLKADKRYYPNTRYGYARGYEPVHYVQRIRNYRDVIASAFE encoded by the coding sequence ATGCGCAAACCCCTGATTCTGGCAGGGCTGACTCTGCTAGCCACCTTGAACGGATGCAGTGATTCCAGCACCTCTTCTGATGATGCCAGTGAGCCTTCTCCCCAGACCACGCTGGCGCCACCGTCGGAAACCGGCATTTTGCAGGTCGCCACCCGCAACGGCCCGACCACTTACTTTATTGACCGCCATCAGCAACCGGCAGGCCCTGAGCATGACCTGATCAAGGCCTTTGCCGACACACAGGAATGGGCACTTGAATGGACGGTCTATGACTCAACATCCGCCGTGCTGGAAGCCATCAACCAGGGCGAGGCCCATATGGCGGCCGCTGGCCTGACGCACCTGCCATCACGCTCAGACACCCTGACAGAAGGCCCCGTCCATACCCGGATCAACGAGCAGCTGGTCTGCCACCGCGGCCTTTCGCCCATGCCTCGCTCGCCGGAAGAGATGGCTGATATTGAGATCGTGGTGACCGCTGATTCAAGCTATGTCGAAACTCTTGACCAACTCGCCAGCGAGCATGAGGGCATCAGCTATGAACAGGACGACCAGCGCACCACCGAGTTATTACTAAGCGCTGTGGCCGAAAAAGCGCTGGATTGCACCGTCGCCGACTCCAACATTGTTCAGGTGGTTCGTCGCCACTTTCCAAGTCTGGAAATTGCTCTTGAGCTGAGTGCCCAACACGAACTTGGCTGGTATCTACCCCAAGAGCAGGCAGCGTTGGCAAAGAGCAGCCAGGCATGGATGGCAAGTGAACAGGGCAAGCAGGCCATTGACGCCATGCAGAACCACTATTACGCCTATATCAGCGAGTTCGATTTTGTCGACCTGAGAGCCCTTAATCAGCGGATTGACGAACGTCTGCCCGCCTACATCGATCAGTTCATCGCCGCCGAAGAAAAGACCGGCATGCCCGCCGACCTCTTGGCAGCACTCGCCTACCAGGAGTCACACTGGGATCCAGCGGCGGTATCGCCGACCGGGGTGCGCGGCATCATGATGCTCACCCAGAACACCGCTGAATCACTGGGTGTGACCAATCGGTTGGACCCGGCGGCGGCTATTGATGGCGGTGCCCGCTATCTGGCCGACCGACACGAACGCCTGCCTGACAGCATTCCAGAGCCAGACCGCCTGTTTCAGGCCCTGGCCAGCTACAACATCGGCCGCGGCCACTTGCTGGATGCGCGCACTCTGGCCCGTGAGCTGGGTAAAAACCCGGACTCCTGGGAAGACCTGGAAACCGTCCTGCCCCTTAAAGCCGACAAACGCTATTACCCCAACACGCGTTACGGTTACGCTCGGGGCTATGAGCCGGTTCATTATGTGCAGCGCATCCGCAACTA